The Metabacillus schmidteae genome has a segment encoding these proteins:
- a CDS encoding YkuS family protein yields the protein MAKIGVEQSLSDVTSALQEKGYDVVQLNNENDAKGCDCCVITGQDSNVMGISNVVTAGSVIQASGLSADEICQQVESKVNR from the coding sequence ATGGCAAAAATCGGTGTGGAACAATCTTTATCTGATGTTACTTCTGCATTACAAGAAAAAGGATATGATGTTGTCCAATTAAACAATGAAAATGATGCAAAAGGCTGTGACTGCTGTGTTATCACTGGTCAGGATTCCAATGTAATGGGTATCAGCAATGTAGTAACAGCTGGTTCTGTTATTCAGGCGAGTGGTTTATCAGCAGATGAAATCTGCCAGCAGGTTGAAAGCAAAGTAAACCGTTAA
- a CDS encoding mechanosensitive ion channel family protein — translation MEFMENINWSGLLTNAGIIILKLIGIIIAFLIVKAIGKKVISSMFNRLQERENISNGRALTLQSLTLNIFSYVLIFIFIVMIFEVFDYNVSALIAGAGVVGLAIGFGAQGLVSDVVTGFFLLLEKQIDVEDYVTVAGFDGIVEQVGLRTTQIRGFDGTLHYVPNREITNVSNHSRGNMRALVDIGISYDDDIDKAIAVLQGVCDKLATENENIMDGPNVLGVQALGSSDVIIRVLAKTKNMEQWAVERELRKAIKEAFDANEIEIPYPHQVNVEKSK, via the coding sequence ATGGAGTTTATGGAAAACATTAATTGGTCAGGTCTATTGACCAATGCAGGAATTATCATTTTGAAATTAATTGGAATTATTATTGCTTTTTTAATTGTTAAAGCAATCGGGAAAAAAGTTATTAGTAGTATGTTCAATAGGTTACAAGAACGTGAAAATATTTCTAACGGGCGAGCACTAACTTTACAAAGTTTAACTTTAAACATATTTTCCTATGTGTTAATTTTCATATTCATCGTCATGATTTTTGAAGTTTTTGATTATAATGTTTCTGCTTTAATTGCCGGTGCAGGTGTTGTGGGGTTAGCTATAGGTTTTGGTGCTCAAGGACTTGTTAGCGATGTTGTAACTGGTTTTTTCTTGTTGTTGGAGAAGCAAATCGATGTTGAGGATTATGTTACTGTGGCAGGCTTTGACGGGATAGTAGAGCAAGTTGGGCTTCGCACTACCCAAATTAGGGGTTTTGATGGGACACTCCACTATGTTCCTAACAGAGAAATCACAAACGTAAGCAATCATTCACGTGGAAATATGAGAGCTTTAGTTGATATCGGTATATCTTATGACGATGATATCGATAAAGCAATCGCTGTCTTACAAGGTGTATGTGATAAACTTGCTACAGAAAATGAAAATATTATGGATGGTCCAAATGTTCTTGGTGTGCAAGCACTTGGATCTTCTGATGTCATTATACGAGTACTTGCAAAAACAAAAAACATGGAACAATGGGCAGTTGAACGCGAACTACGAAAAGCAATTAAAGAAGCTTTTGATGCAAATGAAATTGAAATCCCATATCCACATCAGGTAAACGTTGAAAAAAGTAAATAA
- a CDS encoding peroxiredoxin — MTERMVGKQAPRFEMEAVLADKEFGKVSLEENMKNDKWTVLFFYPMDFTYVCPTEITALSDRYEEFEDLDAEVIGVSTDTIHTHLAWIKTDRKDNGLGNLKYPLAADTNHSVSRDYGVLIEEEGIALRGLFIINPEGELQYVVVNHNNIGRDVDETLRVLQALQTGGLCPVNWKPGQSTL; from the coding sequence ATGACAGAACGAATGGTTGGAAAACAAGCTCCAAGATTTGAAATGGAAGCTGTATTAGCTGATAAAGAATTCGGTAAGGTTAGCTTAGAAGAAAACATGAAAAATGATAAGTGGACAGTTTTGTTTTTTTATCCAATGGATTTTACATATGTTTGTCCAACTGAAATTACTGCTCTATCTGATCGTTATGAAGAATTTGAAGATTTAGATGCAGAAGTAATTGGTGTATCAACAGATACAATACATACACATTTGGCATGGATTAAAACAGACCGGAAAGATAATGGTTTAGGGAATTTAAAATATCCTTTAGCAGCAGATACAAACCATTCTGTATCCCGGGACTATGGTGTGTTAATTGAGGAAGAAGGAATTGCGCTTCGGGGCTTATTTATTATTAATCCGGAAGGGGAACTTCAGTACGTAGTTGTGAACCATAATAATATTGGTCGTGATGTAGATGAAACGCTACGTGTGCTTCAAGCTCTTCAAACTGGAGGTCTTTGTCCTGTTAACTGGAAACCGGGACAATCTACTCTTTAA
- a CDS encoding molybdenum cofactor guanylyltransferase has translation MNSITGVLLAGGESKRFGEPKAFAEYNGRKLWQYSMEVLKVTTEQQIIISHQDLLKEFQKATQEKILTDDHRFIGDGPKAGIYTAMKNETSEWFVILSCDIPLITADIIRRLLTYIDSDKKMIIPKIEGRVHPLIGVYHHSVFPIIEEQLESNDRKLMTLFDQVNVCFVTEKELQSDAKTFSNINSRRDYGMLLNNGKITE, from the coding sequence GTGAATTCTATAACCGGGGTTTTACTTGCAGGAGGAGAATCAAAGAGATTTGGTGAACCTAAAGCATTTGCAGAATATAATGGGAGAAAATTATGGCAATATTCAATGGAGGTTTTAAAAGTAACAACAGAACAACAGATTATTATTAGTCATCAAGACCTATTAAAGGAATTTCAAAAAGCAACACAAGAAAAAATATTAACTGATGATCATAGATTCATAGGTGACGGACCAAAGGCAGGAATATATACAGCGATGAAAAATGAGACATCAGAATGGTTCGTTATTTTGTCTTGTGATATTCCTCTAATTACTGCAGATATCATTCGAAGATTATTAACTTATATTGATTCTGATAAGAAAATGATTATTCCAAAAATTGAAGGTAGAGTTCATCCTTTAATTGGAGTGTATCATCACTCTGTTTTTCCGATTATAGAAGAGCAATTAGAAAGTAATGACCGAAAATTAATGACGCTTTTTGATCAAGTTAACGTATGTTTTGTGACGGAAAAGGAACTACAATCAGATGCTAAAACTTTTAGCAACATAAACTCTCGAAGGGATTATGGTATGCTATTAAATAATGGTAAAATAACTGAATAA
- a CDS encoding molybdopterin molybdotransferase MoeA encodes MIEKRKPLPVKEAIKKVMDFTKIGEIEQVTLQESFGRYLAEDLIATHSVPPFDRSPYDGFAIRAIDTANATADQPVEFEVIDEIGAGSVSKESLGQNQAIRIMTGAQMPSDSDAVVMLELTKVYEKDNKTYMSLKRPFHKGDNVSFKGEDTPEGSILVKKGSIITPGTIALLATFGYEKVQVVRKPRIGIIATGSELLEVGEPLEPGKIRNSNSFMIEAQAKRAGAHPIYLGKLADDFETCYEAVVESLEKVDFLITTGGVSVGDYDYLPEIYKRLGAKVLFNKVAMRPGSVTTVAEYNGKLLFGLSGNPSACYVGFELFVRPIVRYYLFSSRPHLQKVTAFLGKDFLKPNPFTRFVRGSIQLVDGQVIASPVGLDKSNVVSSLAEANVFIVLPGGTRGYKAGDMIDLLLFEDQNGSDSHWAESFK; translated from the coding sequence ATGATTGAAAAGAGGAAGCCGTTACCAGTAAAAGAAGCAATAAAAAAAGTGATGGATTTTACAAAAATCGGTGAAATCGAGCAAGTAACCCTTCAGGAAAGTTTTGGACGATATTTAGCAGAGGATTTAATCGCTACTCACTCTGTTCCGCCTTTTGATCGTTCACCATATGATGGGTTTGCTATACGGGCAATAGACACAGCAAACGCAACAGCTGATCAACCTGTTGAATTTGAAGTGATTGATGAAATTGGTGCCGGTAGTGTTAGTAAGGAGAGTCTTGGTCAAAATCAAGCAATTCGTATTATGACAGGTGCACAAATGCCGAGTGATAGTGATGCAGTTGTCATGTTGGAATTAACGAAGGTCTATGAGAAAGATAATAAAACATATATGTCGTTAAAAAGACCTTTTCATAAAGGAGACAATGTTTCTTTTAAAGGGGAAGATACACCGGAAGGAAGTATCCTTGTTAAGAAAGGATCAATCATTACCCCCGGAACAATAGCATTACTCGCCACATTTGGTTATGAAAAGGTCCAAGTTGTAAGGAAACCACGGATCGGGATTATCGCAACGGGGAGTGAATTATTAGAAGTTGGTGAACCTCTGGAGCCCGGGAAGATAAGAAACAGTAATTCATTTATGATTGAAGCGCAGGCAAAAAGAGCTGGAGCACATCCAATATATCTCGGTAAATTAGCTGATGATTTTGAAACATGCTATGAAGCAGTAGTTGAATCCTTGGAAAAGGTTGATTTCTTAATAACAACAGGTGGAGTTTCGGTTGGTGATTATGATTATTTACCTGAAATCTACAAACGTTTGGGGGCAAAAGTTTTATTTAATAAGGTGGCCATGAGGCCTGGGAGTGTGACAACAGTTGCTGAGTACAATGGGAAGTTATTATTCGGACTTTCTGGTAATCCCTCGGCATGTTATGTGGGATTTGAATTGTTTGTACGACCAATAGTTCGGTATTACTTATTTTCTTCTCGTCCACATCTGCAAAAGGTTACTGCTTTTTTAGGAAAGGATTTCTTGAAGCCAAATCCTTTCACAAGATTTGTTAGAGGATCCATCCAACTAGTAGATGGACAAGTTATCGCAAGTCCCGTTGGATTAGATAAATCAAATGTTGTATCATCATTAGCTGAGGCTAATGTATTTATTGTACTACCTGGGGGAACAAGAGGATATAAAGCGGGAGATATGATTGACCTCTTATTATTTGAAGATCAAAACGGAAGTGATTCACATTGGGCAGAATCCTTCAAGTAG
- the mobB gene encoding molybdopterin-guanine dinucleotide biosynthesis protein B yields MGRILQVVGYQNSGKTTFVTDYIKEAVRYNLKVGTIKHHGHGGALVQTDHGKDTEKHREAGARVTLVDGNESFILSSNKIRLTLSQMISMYGEFGLDVILIEGYKLEKYPKVVLLRSNEDLPMLEKAINIICVVAGFSLPVEIKDKYPTFLTKEQCIKWLLMNEVGEYVDNANV; encoded by the coding sequence TTGGGCAGAATCCTTCAAGTAGTTGGATACCAAAACAGTGGAAAAACGACGTTTGTCACTGATTATATTAAAGAAGCTGTAAGGTATAATTTAAAGGTAGGTACAATTAAGCATCATGGACATGGGGGAGCTTTAGTCCAAACTGATCACGGGAAGGATACTGAGAAACATCGGGAAGCAGGAGCAAGAGTAACTTTAGTTGATGGTAACGAATCGTTTATCTTATCCTCTAATAAAATTAGATTAACTCTTTCTCAGATGATTTCTATGTACGGTGAGTTCGGTTTAGATGTTATCTTAATCGAAGGCTATAAACTTGAGAAATATCCTAAAGTTGTTTTACTTCGATCTAATGAAGATTTGCCGATGTTAGAAAAGGCAATAAATATAATATGTGTAGTGGCTGGTTTCTCATTACCTGTTGAAATAAAAGATAAATATCCAACATTTTTAACGAAAGAACAATGTATTAAATGGCTTTTAATGAATGAAGTAGGTGAATATGTTGACAATGCAAATGTTTGA
- a CDS encoding molybdenum cofactor biosynthesis protein MoaE has product MQMFEVVKDPISIEEITNKVIRNEAGAVTTFTGTVREFTYGKRTLSLEYQAYEKMAVRKLEQIGEEIIQKWKDSKVAITHRIGKLEISEIAVVIAVSTPHRKDAYAANEYAIERIKQIVPIWKKEIWENGEAWIGDQLEKTPYPEGKPVEGNE; this is encoded by the coding sequence ATGCAAATGTTTGAAGTTGTAAAAGACCCGATTTCAATAGAAGAAATTACAAACAAAGTTATTCGTAATGAAGCCGGAGCGGTTACGACATTTACTGGAACAGTAAGGGAGTTTACATATGGAAAACGTACCTTATCACTTGAATATCAGGCTTATGAAAAAATGGCGGTAAGAAAACTTGAACAAATCGGGGAAGAAATTATTCAGAAATGGAAGGATTCGAAAGTAGCGATTACACATCGCATTGGGAAATTAGAGATTTCCGAAATTGCAGTTGTAATTGCTGTTTCAACCCCACATCGTAAAGATGCGTATGCAGCAAATGAATACGCAATTGAAAGAATAAAACAAATTGTTCCGATTTGGAAAAAAGAAATTTGGGAAAATGGTGAAGCGTGGATAGGAGATCAATTGGAAAAAACTCCTTATCCAGAAGGGAAACCAGTGGAGGGAAATGAATGA
- the moaD gene encoding molybdopterin converting factor subunit 1, with product MIKVLLFAHLQEKVGQESISIDINRATVKDIREYMFSTYDLGTLENVMVAVNEEYALDEDLVKAGDVVAFIPPVSGG from the coding sequence ATGATAAAAGTTCTTTTGTTTGCACACTTACAAGAAAAGGTTGGCCAAGAAAGCATCAGTATTGACATAAATCGTGCAACAGTGAAGGATATAAGGGAATATATGTTTTCTACTTATGACTTAGGAACATTGGAAAATGTTATGGTTGCTGTGAATGAAGAATATGCTCTAGATGAAGATTTGGTTAAAGCTGGTGATGTAGTAGCGTTTATTCCTCCGGTAAGTGGAGGGTGA
- a CDS encoding cold-shock protein: MKTTGIVKWFNSEKGFGFIEIAEGNDIFVHFSAITGEGFKTLEEGQKVEFNKVEGNRGPQAEDVVKL, encoded by the coding sequence TTGAAAACTACTGGTATTGTAAAATGGTTTAATTCAGAAAAAGGTTTTGGATTTATAGAAATTGCAGAAGGTAATGATATATTCGTTCACTTCAGTGCTATTACTGGTGAAGGTTTTAAAACGTTAGAAGAAGGACAAAAAGTAGAATTCAACAAAGTTGAAGGAAACAGAGGTCCTCAAGCCGAAGACGTAGTGAAATTATAA
- a CDS encoding H-type small acid-soluble spore protein, with product MNVNRAKEIANMGEMVNVQYEGESIYIQSVNEEQGTARIFPLSNPQAEKNVPVDGLFEE from the coding sequence ATGAATGTAAATCGAGCTAAAGAAATTGCCAATATGGGTGAAATGGTGAATGTACAATATGAAGGAGAATCTATTTATATACAATCTGTTAATGAGGAACAAGGAACTGCCCGTATTTTCCCACTGAGTAATCCTCAAGCAGAAAAGAATGTTCCTGTTGATGGTTTGTTTGAAGAGTAA
- a CDS encoding phosphatidylglycerol lysyltransferase domain-containing protein, translating into MLTAFGIVFSIIVVLIVLYTNSLKTGQYISTSAFVLSFVKKYGGNTLSHLLFLEDKQVFLAQNDSVLISYKQMGKKLFVLGDPIGDEERLEDGLEEFFQFALKQRLTPIFYQASERYTASHKKRGYRLFKIGEEAKVNLTNFVIEGKKFSNMRNIRNKFTKEGYSFSVVHPPFSKELMEEMQFVSDEWLHDRKEKGFSVSSFSEDYIGNFSVSLFRDPNGCLLAFASLPSDYQQKQAISIDLMRYRKHSPRATMDMVFISTILWAKEKGYSICSLGMSPLSNVGIEPNSPYPEKIARYAFLNGCKFYNFKGLRKFKGKFATNWTPRYLVYKKSLLFFLIIQLIIIVRKEPKQKESITIRKYIRNKQAI; encoded by the coding sequence TTGTTAACTGCATTTGGCATAGTATTTTCAATCATTGTTGTATTAATTGTCCTATACACCAATTCTCTCAAGACTGGTCAATATATATCTACTTCAGCTTTTGTTTTATCTTTTGTAAAGAAATATGGTGGAAACACTTTATCGCATTTGCTATTTTTGGAAGATAAACAGGTGTTTTTGGCACAGAATGACTCTGTTTTAATTTCCTACAAACAAATGGGGAAGAAGTTATTCGTTTTAGGTGATCCGATTGGAGACGAAGAAAGGCTTGAAGATGGATTGGAAGAGTTTTTTCAATTTGCTTTAAAGCAACGGTTGACACCAATTTTTTATCAAGCTTCTGAAAGATATACTGCAAGTCATAAAAAACGAGGTTATCGTTTATTTAAAATTGGAGAAGAGGCAAAGGTCAATTTAACTAACTTTGTTATTGAAGGGAAAAAATTCAGTAACATGCGAAACATAAGAAATAAATTTACAAAAGAAGGATATTCTTTTTCTGTTGTTCATCCACCATTTAGTAAAGAATTAATGGAGGAAATGCAATTTGTTTCAGATGAGTGGTTACATGATCGGAAAGAGAAAGGGTTTTCGGTAAGTTCTTTTTCAGAAGATTATATTGGGAATTTTTCTGTATCCTTATTTCGTGATCCGAATGGTTGTTTATTAGCATTTGCAAGCCTGCCTTCTGATTACCAACAGAAGCAAGCGATAAGTATTGATCTTATGAGATATCGTAAACACAGTCCAAGGGCAACGATGGATATGGTTTTCATTTCAACAATACTTTGGGCAAAAGAAAAAGGGTACTCAATTTGTAGTTTAGGTATGTCTCCTTTATCTAATGTTGGAATTGAGCCGAATTCACCTTATCCAGAAAAAATAGCTAGGTATGCTTTTTTGAACGGTTGTAAGTTCTATAACTTTAAAGGGTTACGAAAATTTAAGGGTAAGTTTGCAACAAATTGGACTCCGAGATATTTGGTCTATAAAAAATCATTATTGTTTTTTCTCATCATACAGCTAATTATAATAGTGAGGAAAGAACCTAAACAAAAAGAATCAATAACAATAAGAAAATATATTCGTAATAAACAGGCGATTTAA
- a CDS encoding DUF6509 family protein has translation MKIIESTIELLEDPFGILSGERYEIFLTLEVDEEDELFSEHGIKLKLIFAIENNESKIAQYDFIENTTEKVLDFALDEDEEQQVKSYCEQVVATL, from the coding sequence ATGAAGATTATAGAATCAACAATTGAATTACTTGAGGATCCATTTGGCATACTGTCTGGTGAACGTTATGAAATCTTCCTGACACTTGAGGTTGATGAAGAGGATGAATTATTCAGTGAACACGGCATTAAACTTAAACTAATATTCGCCATTGAAAATAACGAATCAAAAATCGCTCAATATGATTTTATTGAAAATACAACTGAGAAAGTGTTAGATTTTGCATTAGATGAAGATGAAGAACAACAAGTTAAATCATATTGTGAGCAAGTGGTAGCAACGTTATGA
- a CDS encoding ammonium transporter, whose translation MEDTLFLMNSVWIMLGAILVIFMLGGFILLEAGSTRMKNAGHIAGKTIFTVGLASLVYWAVGYAFTFGGNGNFFVGLTDFFYSGAQAEGASYSTAVFFVFQCAFACISITIALGGFAERAKLSIYLVFTILFSALIYPVIAHWIWGGGWLAEHGKQDFAGSTVVHLTGAMAALAATILLKPRIGKYNKDGSANNIQGHNQVFTALGVLILWVGWFGFNAGSTLSVDAGFFGFVALNTNLAAGAGAVAALLISWMVLGKSDVPTMLNGALAGLVAITASCAFVDTWAAVVIGFIAGILVFYGARFFEKRKIDDPIFALSVHGVPGIWGTLSTGFFATPELATVGKPGLFYGGGFEQLGVQFMGVAASGIYAFVVSFIILAIAKKVMNGLRVTEEEEVMGLDISEHGSYGYPEVFASKDQNVGS comes from the coding sequence ATGGAAGACACTTTGTTTTTAATGAATAGTGTATGGATTATGCTAGGTGCAATTTTAGTTATTTTTATGTTAGGTGGGTTTATTTTACTAGAAGCAGGCTCTACAAGAATGAAAAATGCAGGCCATATTGCCGGTAAAACAATTTTTACAGTTGGTCTTGCATCATTAGTTTATTGGGCAGTAGGGTATGCATTTACATTTGGAGGAAATGGCAACTTTTTCGTTGGATTAACAGACTTCTTTTATTCAGGAGCTCAAGCGGAAGGTGCGAGTTATTCAACTGCAGTATTCTTTGTTTTCCAATGTGCGTTTGCTTGTATCTCAATTACAATTGCTCTAGGTGGTTTCGCTGAACGTGCTAAATTATCTATTTATCTAGTATTTACAATTTTATTCTCAGCACTTATTTATCCTGTTATTGCTCATTGGATTTGGGGTGGCGGCTGGTTAGCTGAACACGGTAAGCAAGATTTCGCAGGATCAACTGTTGTTCACTTAACTGGTGCAATGGCTGCATTGGCTGCAACTATCCTTTTAAAACCTCGTATCGGTAAATACAATAAAGATGGCTCAGCAAACAATATTCAAGGCCATAACCAAGTATTTACAGCATTAGGTGTGTTAATTCTATGGGTAGGCTGGTTTGGTTTTAATGCCGGTAGTACTTTATCAGTTGATGCAGGATTCTTTGGCTTTGTTGCATTGAATACAAACTTAGCTGCTGGGGCCGGTGCAGTGGCTGCACTTCTAATTTCTTGGATGGTATTAGGGAAATCAGATGTACCAACAATGCTTAATGGTGCTTTGGCAGGTTTAGTTGCGATTACAGCTTCCTGTGCATTTGTTGACACATGGGCGGCAGTCGTAATCGGATTTATTGCTGGTATTCTAGTATTTTATGGTGCGAGATTCTTTGAAAAGAGAAAAATTGATGATCCGATCTTTGCGTTATCTGTACACGGTGTACCTGGTATCTGGGGAACATTATCTACAGGATTCTTTGCAACACCGGAGCTAGCAACTGTTGGTAAACCGGGTTTATTTTACGGCGGTGGTTTTGAACAATTAGGTGTACAATTTATGGGCGTGGCAGCTTCAGGTATCTATGCATTTGTTGTATCATTTATCATTCTTGCGATTGCGAAGAAAGTGATGAATGGCTTACGTGTAACTGAAGAAGAAGAAGTGATGGGATTAGACATCAGTGAGCATGGCAGCTACGGGTACCCGGAAGTATTTGCTTCCAAAGATCAAAATGTTGGTTCATAA
- a CDS encoding DUF294 nucleotidyltransferase-like domain-containing protein, with protein sequence MKGNFDSYESIKKWKDEQIHNYELDARGLNEFHDEMMRSASQIALFHHEKTYGKPPCSFSWFITGSGGRYEQGIISDQDHGLIYEVHSRQADEYFKKLGEELSRGLFIVGYPYCEGKVMSSNPLWCKSFQAWKDQLIHWMDEKSWESIRYLQIFYDSRRLIGNDEFVKELKKTIFDYQKLEPKLLKRFMDNIQLIKQSVGPLGQIYVEQNGQYKGSIDLKRAAFLPYVNAIRILAIKEGILQTSTLERLDCLAEISQYQEEMLYYKHNFVKLLDYRVMLFKNATSYDDVHYLNIKKMSKEEKRDMKTILRDGKKLHHYVEGIIEKGCLT encoded by the coding sequence ATGAAAGGGAATTTTGATTCATATGAATCAATTAAAAAATGGAAAGATGAACAAATCCATAATTATGAGCTTGACGCAAGAGGCTTGAATGAATTTCATGATGAGATGATGAGGAGTGCTAGTCAAATAGCACTCTTTCATCATGAAAAAACTTATGGAAAACCACCTTGCTCTTTTTCCTGGTTTATTACAGGAAGTGGAGGGCGATATGAACAAGGAATTATAAGTGATCAAGATCACGGTTTAATTTATGAGGTGCATTCACGGCAGGCAGACGAGTACTTTAAAAAGCTTGGAGAAGAGTTATCAAGAGGACTTTTTATTGTTGGTTATCCGTATTGTGAAGGAAAAGTAATGAGCTCAAATCCTTTGTGGTGTAAATCTTTCCAAGCTTGGAAGGATCAGCTTATTCATTGGATGGACGAAAAAAGCTGGGAGTCGATAAGATATTTGCAAATTTTTTATGATTCTCGAAGATTAATAGGTAATGATGAATTTGTAAAAGAATTGAAGAAAACCATTTTCGACTATCAAAAGCTTGAACCGAAGCTTTTGAAACGGTTTATGGATAATATACAGCTTATTAAACAGTCTGTAGGTCCTTTAGGACAAATTTATGTGGAACAAAACGGCCAATATAAAGGATCTATTGACTTGAAGAGGGCGGCATTTTTACCATATGTGAATGCGATAAGGATTTTGGCAATTAAAGAAGGTATTTTACAAACTTCAACTTTAGAAAGATTAGATTGTTTAGCAGAAATTAGTCAATATCAGGAAGAGATGCTCTATTACAAACATAATTTTGTAAAGCTACTTGATTACAGAGTGATGTTATTTAAAAATGCTACTTCATATGATGATGTTCATTACTTAAATATAAAAAAAATGTCAAAGGAAGAAAAACGTGACATGAAAACAATTTTAAGGGATGGTAAAAAACTTCATCATTATGTAGAAGGTATTATTGAAAAAGGGTGTTTAACATGA
- a CDS encoding exonuclease domain-containing protein, with amino-acid sequence MTFDPFFFMKGKLSGPQGNQTHQQVAYMRQLQREMKVEETLNIPLTDLNVIVFDIETTGFYPDQGDQIISIGAIKVKGEEIKQKETFYSLVHSEKKISEEISQLTGITNGELNSAPLLSEVLFQFFQFAQDYTLVAHHANHEKIFLQHASWKLYRAPFKHRLVDMSFLYRIAEPEQKLVTLEDCCEHNGIPIHGRHHALYDAKITAQLWSIYVNKLRQKECYSLKDLYERYTIA; translated from the coding sequence ATGACATTTGATCCGTTCTTTTTTATGAAAGGAAAGCTCAGTGGACCACAAGGAAACCAAACTCATCAGCAAGTTGCTTATATGCGCCAATTGCAACGAGAAATGAAGGTTGAGGAAACACTGAATATACCGCTTACAGACCTTAATGTCATTGTGTTTGATATTGAAACTACAGGTTTTTATCCTGATCAAGGAGATCAAATTATTTCAATAGGTGCAATTAAAGTAAAAGGTGAAGAAATTAAACAGAAAGAAACATTTTATTCGTTAGTCCATTCAGAAAAAAAAATATCTGAGGAAATAAGTCAATTAACGGGAATAACAAACGGTGAATTGAATAGTGCTCCCCTGTTATCAGAGGTGCTTTTTCAATTTTTTCAATTTGCACAAGATTATACTCTTGTTGCACATCATGCAAATCATGAAAAGATATTTCTACAACATGCATCTTGGAAGTTATATCGTGCTCCATTTAAACATCGACTTGTTGACATGTCGTTTCTTTATCGCATAGCCGAGCCGGAACAAAAATTGGTCACACTCGAGGATTGCTGCGAGCATAATGGTATTCCGATTCATGGAAGACATCACGCTCTATATGATGCAAAGATAACTGCACAACTTTGGAGTATATATGTAAATAAGCTTAGACAAAAGGAATGTTATTCATTAAAAGATCTCTATGAGCGTTATACCATTGCTTGA